In Drechmeria coniospora strain ARSEF 6962 chromosome 03, whole genome shotgun sequence, the DNA window CGGCACGGGTAGCCTGCGGTTGGGCATCGGCATGTCAGCGGACGTGGCCCAGACTGAATGCAGCGAAAGGCGCCATGGGGAGCATCGAGGACAGCGAGCATCCTCGagcaccatcgtcgtcatcatcatcatcatcttcttcttcatcatcttcttcttcatcatcatcttcttcatcatcatcaccatcttCATTCCACGTGACGAAATGAGattcgtcggcgagcgggcTGGTGGGTGGTCGAGCAAGCGAGAGGGAGGGCTGCAGAGGGCGGCAAGAGAGTGGGTGAGGGACCAGACGACGACGTACCCGTAGCATCTCTTCGGTAGGAGCAGCATCTTTCTTGAGCGTGTCGAGCAGCTGGATCGCGTTCTCCGGTGGCTCGTTTGCCGCGACTGTCTTGTTCAGCGCCTTGACGCGCGACTCGAGCTCGCGTTggtccatggcgacgaaaTGGCGCACCGGGATGAAAAATTAAAGGACTGGCTGGCTGCTTCGACCAGTGGCGATCGATGGGTTGGGGTTGGGTTGGGTTGGAATGCCGTCGCGCAACGATTGAGTTTCACATGACAAGTGGGTACCTATGGCCGGCATTTAACCGGCATGCTTCAGGGTCGCCGCGACTGCCACCTCCAGACACACAGCCTGTATCTGAGCCTATAAGGTAATTACCCAACAGCGACTATAAGCTCACCTACAGCGCCGTAGTGGCAGCGAAcattccgtactgtatttgcACCGCTTAACAAATTTCTCGTACAATGAGGACCACTCTACTCCCACCTGTATACTCTTTTCAGCTTAATGATCAGCTCAAAGATGTGGAAGATTACGTAAAGTCGTGTGGTGAGGGTGAAACCATAGCTGTGAAAATGGACCGCAGAGCTCGAGGCACAGTGGTGGCTCGGTGTCAATCCAGGGCAATACAGCCCGCTGGCTCATTCAATCACCCAAAACATCGGCAATCAAAGATGGCGATCCCCGACGCAGTGCTTGATAGATACAAGGCATCGGAATCACCCATCCATGCACGTATCCTTGTGGTCGCCATGGTCAAGATCGCGACCCGGCCTTTGTTCGCCTCCGTTTCGTCGATTCCCTCAAtggctcgtcggcatccgcATCAGCAGCACGGCCCCTCAGCTTGTCGACGGCTTGTGCCATTCTCTTGCTCCCTTTCGCCTTCTGCCTCGGCGCAAAGGCTTCCTTGGCACCcaccccgacgccgccgccaaagtACCTCGTAATGTTGCTCTGGGTACCCTCGACGCCCCTTCGGTTCATGTCCCGAATGACGGGCACGAGCACCTCGTCGGTCCGCTCCTTGCTCCACCCGATCGTCGACATGAGAAACTGTCGCAGCCCCTCGAGGTTCGGCACGCCCCATTGGAACGGCTCGGCGCTGTCGTCGACTTCGGGGTGCAGAtaggcatcgtcgacgacggcgtcggggaaCCCTGGTGGGAGGAAGAGCTTGGTCGCCTGCGACTTCCGGAACTTTCTGCGAAAGGGCGACGACACGTCGGCTTCCTTCGGACGCTGCTGGGACTGCACCGCCGTCCACCATTCGCGaaaggcgccgaggccgtccttGCCCGGAAACTCGGCGAGaatctcgacggccgtgacgggtccgacgccggccaagcCCTCGGCGTAATCCGATCCGAGCAGCTGGGCCAACGAGATGAGCTGCTGCCTCGAGAGCGAGAGTTCCTGCTCAAGATCGTCCCCCAAGTAGCATTCCACAAACTTGTTGCTGTTGAACATGTTCTTGTACACGCGCGTTCCGCCAAAGAGGAAGGTGTCCGAGTCGTCcgtgacgatgccgtcgacgatgccgagcttgacgagctcTGCACAttgcgcctcggcctccatcGGCGCCGTGATGTACGGAATTCCAAAGAGGCGAAGAAGGGCCTGGCACTCCGTCACCATCACTTGCGTGACTTCGTCTGCGTCACGCCGATCCTTGCTCTGCTGGCTTCGCAACGCCCGCAGCTCCTTTTCGTACTCTTCCTTgttctccgccgccgacttctGGTTCAGCTCGCTGGCGAAGCGAGCATGTTCTtctgcctcctcggccatctGCAGCATGAGCCCTTCGTCTTCGGCGTCGCTGAAGTCTTCATACTCCACCTCCGCAAATGTGTCGTCCTCTTGGACGGAGACCTGCTGTCGAGCTTGCGCCTGCGCCGCGGGAGCATCCATGAACAGGGGCGACTCGGCACTGGACGAGAGCGGGGCCGCCGAGAGCGGCAGGTCCTCGAACTCGGGCTCCGGAGATGAAGCGCTTTCCGCTCGCTCCATCGGCGCAGTTTCAGCCATCTCGACATTTCCTAGCCTTTGCTCTGGCTCCTGGCCCGAGTCCTCTGCCCCTGTACTCTCCAACCGGTTGTCCTTTTCGacatcggcatcgacggccatggtgggTTTAGCAACCTGAGGCTGCAGAAAGGGAGCAACCTCGGTTACTTCAAGGTCGCTTCCATCCTCCGAGTCGGAGCCAATCTCAATCATTTGATCTCGCAACTCCCTTCGTCTTCgttcttcctcctcttcggccTTTTGCCTGTCCGCTGCGTTCATCTCCCTCTCCGCATCCTGCTGCTTCTTCAACGACTCTCTGATATCCGTTTCATCCACCATCCAAGGAGGCAAGGGCTCCGGCGCATCCTGGTCCTGAGGTTCAACCTCGAACCCACCAGCCAGATGATCCTCAGGCAGGACCGTTGTCGTTGAATCGGCAGGCTCCGAAATCTTTGTCTCCTTGTCCGCCGTAGTCTGTCCTGCGAAAAGTGACTTGCCCCAGTCAAGCTTTGGAAAGGGCAACGGTCCACCAAAAGTGTTCTTGTCCTCCAACGCCATCTTTGATGGAACCGTCTTCGGTTGTTGTTTCCTCGATCGTGCCAAAATGGCCTGCAGATCATCTTCGCTGTCGCTGTCGGCCGAGCCTAGTACCTCTTTCCGCCTCGGCACGGCGGCGTTTGCACGGTTGTTCACGACGTGAGCGATAATCGAACCGCTGCTCCCCAAGATTGGCTTTGACTTTTCCACCGGCTTCTGCTCCCACTCTGGTGCTGCCGCAGGCCTATCCTCGGAGACTTCTTCACCGGCCAAGTCTTGGTCAAGCTCGTGTTGGTTCATGAGCGACAGAGCTATTGCCCGGGCGAcgtcatcctcctcttcgGGGTGTAGAGCATGATTCGGTGGTGTGCGCGCTATTTCTCCCGGGTTGTCGTCTACAAAGAGAGACCCCTCCCCTTGGTCCGCACTCTCCATCGGCCGACCGGCTCGATCGTTGTGGTACTGCTGTCGCGGTGCGGCCATGAACTGGCCGGACGAATCACTAGCACCGGTGGCAGTTTTCGGTTTTGGTAGCCTGTTGACACCTTCGAGCGGGACGTCCTCGAAcatttcgtcgtcgtcgccgtcctcgtcgtcgtctttcGACTGATACTGAACCTGGATGGCGTCCACGTCGATGGGCTTGTGGGCCTCGCCCACGTCCTTTTCCTTGCTCACGACCCCCAAAGCCCAGCCACCTTCGACGCCTTCGTTCTTGACCAAGATGTACTCGCGGCCCTTTTCTCCGGCGATGCGAGCGTTGACGGCAAGGG includes these proteins:
- a CDS encoding DNA excision repair protein Rad2, whose product is MDLTTPGLNSVSLPTYQAGPCLACTSVSLVTNLDSTVHARLPACPAFAPHARIKLRRVYILPLNSLAECLSFLHLCRSAGRRHQRPATAMGVNGLWTIVQPCARPTNLATLNRKRLAVDASIWIYQFLKAVRDKDGNALRNSHIVGFFRRICKLLWFGILPVFVFDGGAPALKRATIQKRQRRREGRREDAVRTAGKLLALQIQRAAVEEEERRKRGPDGDISVREALLQEEDVPTTSEVVYMDEIGMSQREQTESRRFQKQDAYHLPDLDGSVGSMGRPDDPRIMSVDELEEYARQFHNGEDINLYDFSNIDFDGDFFKSLPAPDRYNILNAARLRSRLRMGLSKDQLDDMFPDRMAFSRFQIERVKERNHLTQRLMLEVGMQGTDLTLAVNARIAGEKGREYILVKNEGVEGGWALGVVSKEKDVGEAHKPIDVDAIQVQYQSKDDDEDGDDDEMFEDVPLEGVNRLPKPKTATGASDSSGQFMAAPRQQYHNDRAGRPMESADQGEGSLFVDDNPGEIARTPPNHALHPEEEDDVARAIALSLMNQHELDQDLAGEEVSEDRPAAAPEWEQKPVEKSKPILGSSGSIIAHVVNNRANAAVPRRKEVLGSADSDSEDDLQAILARSRKQQPKTVPSKMALEDKNTFGGPLPFPKLDWGKSLFAGQTTADKETKISEPADSTTTVLPEDHLAGGFEVEPQDQDAPEPLPPWMVDETDIRESLKKQQDAEREMNAADRQKAEEEEERRRRELRDQMIEIGSDSEDGSDLEVTEVAPFLQPQVAKPTMAVDADVEKDNRLESTGAEDSGQEPEQRLGNVEMAETAPMERAESASSPEPEFEDLPLSAAPLSSSAESPLFMDAPAAQAQARQQVSVQEDDTFAEVEYEDFSDAEDEGLMLQMAEEAEEHARFASELNQKSAAENKEEYEKELRALRSQQSKDRRDADEVTQVMVTECQALLRLFGIPYITAPMEAEAQCAELVKLGIVDGIVTDDSDTFLFGGTRVYKNMFNSNKFVECYLGDDLEQELSLSRQQLISLAQLLGSDYAEGLAGVGPVTAVEILAEFPGKDGLGAFREWWTAVQSQQRPKEADVSSPFRRKFRKSQATKLFLPPGFPDAVVDDAYLHPEVDDSAEPFQWGVPNLEGLRQFLMSTIGWSKERTDEVLVPVIRDMNRRGVEGTQSNITRYFGGGVGVGAKEAFAPRQKAKGSKRMAQAVDKLRGRAADADADEPLRESTKRRRTKAGSRS